AGGCGAGCTCTTCAGGTCCTCCTTCATTCGTATTTTTGTGGGACAGCAGTGACCCGTAGGAGGTGTGCACGGTCAGCGGAATCACGAATATCCAACCGTGCGGACGCGCCACCGCGCGGGTATACGTATGCTGCCGCACCGGCCCGGCCCCCTCTTCCTCGATGATGGCCGGGCAGCGGCGGATGACGGCCGTATTGGTGGGGATGAATGAGATGTCGATGTGCTCGTCGGGATCGAGCTCCTTCGGAAACCCGCGGGCATCGAAGACCAAGTCGTAACGTTCCGGCGGCAAGCCCTCCAGTTCCACCAGCGCGCCGCCGTCCACCCTGGTAATATCGAGCACTTTCGCGTCGATGTGGCGCGCGCGCGTGCTTGCGTCCAGCAAATCCGCCATCAGGTCGGCGGAGAGATGGTAGGCGTAGGACACCTGTTGCGGCGTGAAATAGTGGGTGAAATCCCGATTGCGCCGGCCCCATCCCTCGAACGCAACGCCATATTTCCGGGTTCCATTCAGGCGTTGCTGGACCGTTTCATGAGGCAGATGGGTCAGTTGCCGCAACTCCTGCACCAGGCTCGGCCAACTGCCTTCGCCCACGCCGATGACCGGGATGCGCGAGTCATAGATATGGTGCAGCTCGTGGTCGCTGTCGGGATGACGAAGCGTGACGCTGGCAGCCGCCAGGCATCCCGCGGTTCCCCGCCCGACAACCGCGATCTTCCGCAAGGATTTGCCGCCTGGCTGCATCAGCGCACGCGTCGGAGCGCCGTTCGGGTGAATTCGCCGTCGTCGAGATTGGTGCGGAACCGGAAATCGGTCCATTCAAGCACCGTGCTCGCTCCGGTCAGGTGATTCACCATCGTCTGTTCTCCCGCCCGCCAGTACCGGTCCAGGTATTGCCGGTAGTCGGCGAGAGTGAGCGTCTTCAGGTGCGAGCCCCTTCGATCGTAAAGCTCGACCTTCCAGGTTCGAAGCTCGCCCGTATCCTGCCAAACGAGCTTGCGGCTGTATCCGGACTTCTTGTCCAGGGGAGCTTGCTCGATCACCGTACAAGTGAGCTCCCCGCAGGGCTCGTCGCGAAGATACTTGTAGGTGTACTCGTCCACCTCGTGAGAGCTCATGTCTTCGTAGGAAAACTCGCTTCCCATGAACGACCCCGAACGCCTCGCGGCGTTGATGCGCTTCACCCTCTTGAGAGCCGGCAGATACAGCCACTGGTCGTCCGGAGTGTTGACGTGAGCGTGGGTCAGGAGGGCGGTTCCGCGCACGTCCGGCGGCTCATCGAACACGAACAGGCTCTTGTCGCCGTCCCCCCGCACCTCCAGCACCTTGAAGCGCATCCGCCGGACGCTCTCCCGACCGTGCCGGTCGCGCAGCACCATGGTCATTCCGGCGGTGAAGTCCCCGAACCCATCATCGCGCGCGCTTGCCTCACGCGCGATCCTGAGACCCTTGTCCTGGGCCGTTTCTTCCCGCGCTATGACATGTACGTTTGGAAAGAAAAAGCACGCCAGCGTCAGGAACCGGATACCGAATGAAGCACACTTGAGCCATCGGAAACCCTTCGTCCAGTGCTGGCCGACGTACGGTCTTCGGGCGGTTTCGTGGTCAGGAAACATCCGCGCAGGTCCCGTCATGGACATTGTTGCATCGTACCTTGATTCCCTCGGAAGGTTAAGTGCCGACATGAACCAAACCAGAACGCTTGTTCTCCAAAAAGTCACTGGAAGCCCTTGCCGCACATCGAGGACTTGACCTTGCCGGGTCGAGATTGCATATAATTCTTCCAAACCCTCCTCCATCTGTGTGATATTTTCCTTTTCCTTGCTTGGTCTCGATGAGGAGGCGATGGATGACCGTGTTCAATAATCCTTTCGACTCATTCCAGAATACGGTTGCCGAGGGCAAGGAAGAACGCGAACAACTCGACCGTCTGCTGACCATTTCCACGCCCCGGGAGCGTCTGCTTGTCGCCGTCATCGCCGGTTTGTTGTGCATCCTCGCGGCATGGCTCATCCTTGGCAACGTAGCCCGTACCATTGCGTTGGACGGCGTACTGGCACAAGCCGGCGAGGGCCGGCCCGAGGGCACGCGGTCCGTGCGAGCGCTCGTGTGGATCAAGCGCGACGTTGCCTCGCACATCAAGGCCGGGATGCCGGCGGCGGTAGAGTTGGGCAGCGCGGGCGGAAAGGCGGACACGCTTGACGGAGTGGTCAAGACCATTGCCGCCGTGCCCCTGTCCGAGGGGTTGGCCGCGTTCGAGTCCGCGCCGCCGGTGTCCGTGTACCGCCTCGATGTCGCCCTCGACAAGCGCCTTGATCCTGCTTCCGTCGCGGGCCGCGAATGCCGGATCGTCATCGAGACCGGCAGGCAGTCTCCGCTCGCGCTTTTCGGAATGAGGCGACCATAGGATGCCGCCACAGGCCTCTAGAGGAGCCAGCGACAGGACCGCTCCGGAGCCGTCGAAACGAAGGGTGACCACGCCGATTCTGTTGCAGATGCACGCAACGGAATGCGGCGCCGCCTGCCTCGGCAGCATTCTGGCCTACTTCGGGCGCTGGGTGCCGCTTACCGAACTGCGCGAGAAATGCGAGGTGAGCCGGGACGGAAGCAGCGCGGCGAGCATCGCGCGCGCCTCCAGATACTACGGCCTCGAATGCAGGGGGCTCAGCGTACGCGCCGACTCATTGAAGAAGCTGCCGTTGCCCCTGATCCTGTTCTGGCAGTTCACCCATTTCGTCGTCCTCGAAGGATTCGACGGCCGCAATTTCCATCTCAACGACCCGGCCACGGGGCGGCGCACGCTTTCCGCGGAAGAGTTCACCAAGGGCTACAGCGGCATCGCGCTGCGGTTCGAGCGCGGCGCCGACTTCACGCCGGGCGGCGAGCGGCCCGGCCTGTTCAGCCAGTTGCGCACCTTGCTCGCGGGATCGTGGGGGGTGCTTTCCGGGGTGACGGCCTGCGGCCTCATGCTGACGTTGCTGGCGCTTCTTGTTCCCGCATCTCTCGGCGTCTTCGTGGACGATGTCCTGGACAACCATGGGCCTTGGGGCGGATTGGTGGCGGCATTGCTTGGCGGCGGCATCCTGGTGTACCTGCTGTCGCTGCTCAAGCACCGTTTCCTCGGGCGGCTCGCGGCGCGGATTGCGGTGGTGGGCTCCAATCGGGGCATGTCGCGGCTGCTGCGCCTGCCGGTGGAGTTTTTCGAACACAGGCCGGTGGGCGACCTGACCGATCGGGTCTCGTCCATCGACAGAATCGCGAAGAATCTGACCGAGCAGTTTGTGGTGCTCCTGATCGACATGGCGATGAGCGCGGTGCTGCTCATCGCCATGTTCACCTACGACGTCCTGCTTACGCTGGTGGTGCTGTCGCTGGCCCTTCTGCACGGCCTCCTGGCCCACTTGCTCAACGCCCTCCGGAACATTCGCAGCCAGGCCATGAGGCGCGAACAGGGATTGCTGCTCAGCGTCGGCATGCAGATGTTGCATCATGCGGACAACCTGCGCATGACGGGGTCGGACGACTGGTTTTTTTCGCGCTGGAGCGGCCAGCAGGCACGCGAACTGCGCGCGCGCCAGCTCTACTCCGAACTGGGCTCCGTCAATGCCGCGCTTCCGGGCCTGATCGCCGTACTTCGCGGCGCGGCCATCCTGGGCATCGGAGGAAGCCTCGTCCTCACCGGAGAGATGACCCTGGGGACGCTGGTCGGGCTCTATATCCTGGCGGAGATGTTTCTGGCCCCTGTCGGGCGCTTTCTGGAGTTCGCCGACAAACGCCGCGCGCTTGCCACCGACTTGCAGCGCCTGGAGGACGTGTCGAAAGCCGCCGAAGATTCCGTTTTCAGCCGCCGAAGTCCCGCATCGAAGTCACTCCCCACGTTCAACGGCCGGCTTCATCTCGCGGGCCGGCTCGAGCTGCGCAACGTCACCTTCGGTTACAACAAGAGCCGGCCTCCCTTGATCAAGGATTTCAACCTCCTGATCAAGCCGGGTCAGCGGGTCGCCGTGGTCGGTCCCAGCGGCTCCGGGAAGTCGACCCTGGCGCGTCTGGTTTCGGGCATCTGTCAACCCTGGTCGGGCGAGATCCTGTTTGACGGCCATCCGCGGGACGAGATCCCCGAGGACGTGCTGCGGCGCTCCATTTCCATGGTGGACCAGGAGGCCGTGCTCTTCTCCGCGTCCCTGCGCGACAACATTACCTTGTGGAACCCGGCGGTTCCGGATGAAGTCATCGTCGCCGCCACGCGGGATGCCTCCATCCACGAGGACATCCTGCTCAGGCCGCACGGATATGCGACGCTGGTCGAGGAAGGCGGAGTGAATTTCAGCGGCGGCCAGCGGCAAAGGCTGGAGATCGCCCGCGCGCTGGTGGGTCATCCGACGGTGCTCATTCTGGACGAGGCCACCAGTGCGCTGGATGCCGCGACAGAGGAGTATGTCGATGATGCCCTGCGCCGTCGCGGCGTCACCTGCCTGATCGTGGCGCACCGGCTGAGCACCGTGAGGGATAGTGACGAAATCATCGTGCTGGACAAGGGCGTGGAGGTGCAGCGCGGCACGCACGACGCCTTGATCGCGGACCAGGACGGCACGTACTACAAGCTGGTCAAGTCGGGCTGATACACGACGCAATGCCGGAATACGCATCCATAGGCCAACTCGCCGCCCGCTCCGGCAGATCCGTACCCTGCGCGGGCAACCTGCCGGTGCAACTCGACGACCCGGACAGCGTCTGGTTCATTGACCAGGGGGCCGTCGATCT
This DNA window, taken from Deltaproteobacteria bacterium, encodes the following:
- a CDS encoding tryptophan 7-halogenase, with protein sequence MDRFPVPHQSRRRRIHPNGAPTRALMQPGGKSLRKIAVVGRGTAGCLAAASVTLRHPDSDHELHHIYDSRIPVIGVGEGSWPSLVQELRQLTHLPHETVQQRLNGTRKYGVAFEGWGRRNRDFTHYFTPQQVSYAYHLSADLMADLLDASTRARHIDAKVLDITRVDGGALVELEGLPPERYDLVFDARGFPKELDPDEHIDISFIPTNTAVIRRCPAIIEEEGAGPVRQHTYTRAVARPHGWIFVIPLTVHTSYGSLLSHKNTNEGGPEELA
- a CDS encoding outer membrane lipoprotein-sorting protein, with the protein product MVLRDRHGRESVRRMRFKVLEVRGDGDKSLFVFDEPPDVRGTALLTHAHVNTPDDQWLYLPALKRVKRINAARRSGSFMGSEFSYEDMSSHEVDEYTYKYLRDEPCGELTCTVIEQAPLDKKSGYSRKLVWQDTGELRTWKVELYDRRGSHLKTLTLADYRQYLDRYWRAGEQTMVNHLTGASTVLEWTDFRFRTNLDDGEFTRTALRRVR
- a CDS encoding cysteine peptidase family C39 domain-containing protein, with translation MTTPILLQMHATECGAACLGSILAYFGRWVPLTELREKCEVSRDGSSAASIARASRYYGLECRGLSVRADSLKKLPLPLILFWQFTHFVVLEGFDGRNFHLNDPATGRRTLSAEEFTKGYSGIALRFERGADFTPGGERPGLFSQLRTLLAGSWGVLSGVTACGLMLTLLALLVPASLGVFVDDVLDNHGPWGGLVAALLGGGILVYLLSLLKHRFLGRLAARIAVVGSNRGMSRLLRLPVEFFEHRPVGDLTDRVSSIDRIAKNLTEQFVVLLIDMAMSAVLLIAMFTYDVLLTLVVLSLALLHGLLAHLLNALRNIRSQAMRREQGLLLSVGMQMLHHADNLRMTGSDDWFFSRWSGQQARELRARQLYSELGSVNAALPGLIAVLRGAAILGIGGSLVLTGEMTLGTLVGLYILAEMFLAPVGRFLEFADKRRALATDLQRLEDVSKAAEDSVFSRRSPASKSLPTFNGRLHLAGRLELRNVTFGYNKSRPPLIKDFNLLIKPGQRVAVVGPSGSGKSTLARLVSGICQPWSGEILFDGHPRDEIPEDVLRRSISMVDQEAVLFSASLRDNITLWNPAVPDEVIVAATRDASIHEDILLRPHGYATLVEEGGVNFSGGQRQRLEIARALVGHPTVLILDEATSALDAATEEYVDDALRRRGVTCLIVAHRLSTVRDSDEIIVLDKGVEVQRGTHDALIADQDGTYYKLVKSG